The genome window ATAACAAAACCCCAGAAACCCCAGAACCTGCAGAGAAGAGGTACATAGAAGAAATCCATATAGCATGTGTGcctgaagaaaaatacccAAAGTGGTTAAAGTCGAGTTACGACGAAGGTGAAGCACTAATTGACTGCTTCAAGGaaggaattagaagaataaaGGCGGAAGAAGACCCTGAGGCAATCGTGTTAGCCCTAGCTGGACTAACACTAGACTACAGAGAGTCTATTCCCAACTTCGCCAAGAGATTAAGGAAAATCCACCAGAGAACGGTAAACGCAAAATTCCCAATGGCAGAAAAGATCGTCATTTCCAGAGCACTAAAGGCTCTACCAGAACGATACGAGAAAGTTGAcatcaacttcaccaaatcaAACGATCAGAGTTTCAATAACTTCATAAACATCCTCCTAACAACTGAGCCAAGAATGAAAAGCTCAAATCAATACGATAATCAACGGTTTTACACCAATTCCGAAAGGAAGCAGGTCGACAGACGTCCAAATAGAAAAACCGTACATCACATTGGATCAAAAACCGTAGAGGGGGACCTTAGGCCTGACACAGAGGTCCAGGAAGAATAATTCCCCCGTCGATCCCCAGAGAGACTTTATGCTTGATGGAGGAGCAACAGTCTCTGTGATATATGACAAAAGGTTAATTCACAATTTTACATCTGAATCTAATCAAATTCTTGTCGACGTTCAACAAAACGAAGTCGCCGTGAAAGGTGAGGGTAACTTAGAACTCAAGTTTAAGGGCAAACGAATTTCCCTACCCGCCATATATGCACCATCAACACACACCAATATCATCAGTGTAGAAGATCTAACAAAATCACAGGCATATCTAGATCTAAGAAGAAACTGCCTGCTATCCAAGAACGGGAAAACCATCGCTCCGACGCACAAGTTCGCGGGCCTAAGGTGGTTATCTCGCAAAAATGCTATAGAACTACCAAACCAGACTCAATCAGTCTATGCAATCACACCCAGATCGGTAAGATCTGCGCCAGACAAGTTCTCTCTGACAAGCATCCACAACATGTTTGGACATATGAATATCAATTACATCCGAGAATCATTCAGAAAAGGCTTAATTCAAGGTGTGAAAGAAGACGATGTAGACTGGACAGGAGTAAGCTCATTCCAATGCCAATACTGTATGGAAGGAAAAGCCAAACGTAACAACCATTACGTGAACGCTAGAAAAGATTATACGAAGGAATATCTTCCTTTCGAATACTTACATACCGACGTTTTTGGACCAGTAAGAGTACAGAGAACCCGTACTACTCCAAGGTACTTCATTGCATTCATAGACGAGGTCACAAAATACATATGGACCTTCCCGTTACTACATaaaacagcagaagaagtagcCCCGACATTCAAGGAAGTCGTCATGCTGATTTATACACAGTTCAACACGAGAGTGAAAACCATCCAGATGGACAAAGGATCGGAATACCTGAACACTAAGGTACAGAAATTCCTAAGGGAAAGAGGAATTGTTTCGAGAGAAACGACCGTTGCTGATTCAAAAGCCAATGGAGCCATAGAAAGACAGCACTATACACTCTTGAATGACTGTAGAACGTTCTTGCGACAAGCTAACCTACGCCCTAGATTGTGGTATCATGCCGTCGTATACTCTACAGTAATGAGAAATTCACTCCTAAATAGAAGTATAGGAACGTCCCCGAGAAACAGGGCGGGGATGTCGGGACTGTCATTCAGAGACATTCTTCCCTTCGGACAACCCGTGATTGTCCACTTACCCAACCCAAAATCGAAACTACAAGCTCGGGGAGTCCTAGGCTATGCTCTCCATCCATCCACTAGATCATACGGGTACATCATAGTCgtaggaaagaagaagaaaataccTATCGACACTCGAAACTATCGGGTCCTGAACTACCCACCAGGTGCAACAATCTCAGAAGATGAGGTGCAGTACATGATCGACCGTATGGAAAATAACGACGCAGAATCTCAAGACGATATAGAGTCGAACTTTGAACCAAATTATACGGATATGGAGCAACCCATTCACCACACAGCGGACTATTTCCCGAACACAACCGCCTCAAACATCGAGACAGACCAATACAATAATGATAGCTTTGGTCTGCATTACGGGGGTGATTCCGTACCACCCGAGTCGTCCAGTAGCGAGGACGAACTGTTCCCCACAGACGAATCAGAAAACGATTCAGACTCATCGGACCAATCattcaatgatgatggagaCCCCATGTCCCCTCCATATTCCGGGGGTGAGGAACAGATAGTACCAACACCAGCCCCGATTAGACGCGTTCCACCAATGGAACCACCATCTCCTGTCGAGGACTCTCCCCCACCTTTATATGGGACAGACCTTGACGACTTATTTGGAGAATCTAACATAAATAATTACATCCCAGAAGATACAGATCTACTGGCACTAAACCATGAATCTGTTCCGGAACCCGATACCGCGGTACCAGAAACAACGaacattgaacaagataatGTCCTACCATCAGAAACTATCGAAAACTCTAACCCTCCAAATGATAACTCGGACCAGTCAGGCGAAGAGTCAGGCGAAGAGTCATGCGAAGAGTCCGGCGAGGAGTCAGTCGACAACAGACTCAAGTCCATACCTATtttcaatggaaacaagCACAAAGACTCAAGAACTGCTGAAGCAGATTTAGACTCTTTGTACGGGGGTGGAAATAATacagaaaataacaatggACCAACTTTAGAAGAGGTGTTCAGATCGATCGAAGAGGATCCATTCATGTTAACACAGAAAAGACCGAGATCACGTGCCCGCTATCGTGAATCTAACCAAGATAGTTGCGAT of Kluyveromyces marxianus DMKU3-1042 DNA, complete genome, chromosome 3 contains these proteins:
- the TY2B-GR2 gene encoding transposon Ty2-F/Ty2-GR2 Gag-Pol polyprotein, with the protein product MLDGGATVSVIYDKRLIHNFTSESNQILVDVQQNEVAVKGEGNLELKFKGKRISLPAIYAPSTHTNIISVEDLTKSQAYLDLRRNCLLSKNGKTIAPTHKFAGLRWLSRKNAIELPNQTQSVYAITPRSVRSAPDKFSLTSIHNMFGHMNINYIRESFRKGLIQGVKEDDVDWTGVSSFQCQYCMEGKAKRNNHYVNARKDYTKEYLPFEYLHTDVFGPVRVQRTRTTPRYFIAFIDEVTKYIWTFPLLHKTAEEVAPTFKEVVMLIYTQFNTRVKTIQMDKGSEYLNTKVQKFLRERGIVSRETTVADSKANGAIERQHYTLLNDCRTFLRQANLRPRLWYHAVVYSTVMRNSLLNRSIGTSPRNRAGMSGLSFRDILPFGQPVIVHLPNPKSKLQARGVLGYALHPSTRSYGYIIVVGKKKKIPIDTRNYRVLNYPPGATISEDEVQYMIDRMENNDAESQDDIESNFEPNYTDMEQPIHHTADYFPNTTASNIETDQYNNDSFGLHYGGDSVPPESSSSEDELFPTDESENDSDSSDQSFNDDGDPMSPPYSGGEEQIVPTPAPIRRVPPMEPPSPVEDSPPPLYGTDLDDLFGESNINNYIPEDTDLLALNHESVPEPDTAVPETTNIEQDNVLPSETIENSNPPNDNSDQSGEESGEESCEESGEESVDNRLKSIPIFNGNKHKDSRTAEADLDSLYGGGNNTENNNGPTLEEVFRSIEEDPFMLTQKRPRSRARYRESNQDSCDSGGDYESDSDSDGSSDESPQKGRKIQRVNYVNAVLKPVNVIPLNMSLNYSQAISRNRNEEEKDAFQKAYQKEIAQLTKMNTWNEELIDASTLPKKKILNSMFIFTTKRDNSKKCRLVARGDQQAADTYDTELKANTVDNLALMTVLALTLDYNLTAFQLDISSAYLYADLKEELYIRAPPHMNAKNKVLRLNKSLYGLKQSGANWYELIRSFLIKKCDLIEDRMWKCVFRDKEPLKLIICLFVDDMLVVGNDVKYIKKFISKLSKGFDTKIVNDGSHRPEDGVNEYDILGIELEYKKKEYMKFGMQKSLEDKLPQLGVPLLPNIKIKKVPGEPGEYILSGKELTLNEKEYKSKVKHLQRIVGLASYVGHKFRFDILYYVNILAQHQLYPSAKVLDRAAQLCQYLWDTRDKKLVWHYSGPKENNVTAVSDAAFAGNQDFKSQSGTLYLRNNKPIAAKSRKIKLTCISSTEAEIYAISESLPILRGLEHLVNKLQDVKATVKVKTDSQPSMAIINGTDDSACLKKHIGSRAMRIRDECDDLGLTLEYIPTKENNADVLTKPLSVKLFKLLTEDWIQ